One stretch of Cellulomonas wangsupingiae DNA includes these proteins:
- a CDS encoding MerR family transcriptional regulator — protein sequence MAPAADETSVGPGDAERTGPAAEADRAPEPPGAGSPALTVAAVARRLGVAPATLRTWDRRYGLGPSEHSAGAHRRYSTHDLERLLVMRRLTIDGVAPAEAARLALSSDVRDAVVPPTTPASDDLTGRLPATTVPSARTDGGARGSATSGRADGGAGATVALVDAALTGRADRCAALLDVAAGQDLARWWTGLVQPALAALARRTVVERPGVDARETLLGAVLAALRAHTATPPPSGAPVVLLLPVPGEPRPVLAHVLAAALVDGGVDARLVAGPVSTRHAGELALMTRARAVVTLSESPTPDLSVVARLAQERSDLPQFVMVAEAAEGRVPLDRSVHRARTLPGLLHEALAAVVQSSPL from the coding sequence ATGGCGCCCGCAGCAGACGAGACCTCGGTGGGTCCCGGCGACGCGGAGCGCACCGGGCCGGCCGCCGAGGCGGACCGCGCTCCGGAGCCGCCCGGCGCGGGCAGCCCGGCGCTGACGGTCGCGGCGGTCGCGCGCCGCCTCGGCGTCGCCCCGGCCACGCTGCGCACCTGGGACCGGCGCTACGGGCTGGGGCCGTCCGAGCACTCCGCCGGCGCGCACCGGCGCTACAGCACGCACGACCTCGAGCGGCTCCTGGTGATGCGGCGGCTGACCATCGACGGTGTCGCCCCGGCGGAGGCGGCGCGGCTCGCGCTCTCGTCCGACGTGCGTGACGCCGTCGTGCCCCCGACCACCCCGGCCAGCGACGACCTCACCGGCCGCCTGCCCGCGACGACGGTGCCCAGCGCGCGCACGGACGGGGGCGCGAGGGGGTCCGCGACGTCCGGCCGGGCCGACGGGGGAGCGGGCGCGACCGTCGCGCTGGTCGACGCCGCGCTCACCGGCCGGGCCGATCGCTGCGCCGCGCTCCTCGACGTCGCCGCCGGCCAGGACCTCGCGCGGTGGTGGACGGGACTCGTGCAGCCGGCCCTCGCGGCCCTCGCGCGCCGCACCGTCGTCGAGCGGCCGGGCGTCGACGCGCGCGAGACCTTGCTCGGTGCCGTGCTCGCGGCCCTGCGTGCCCACACCGCGACGCCGCCGCCCTCCGGCGCCCCGGTCGTCCTGCTGCTGCCCGTCCCGGGCGAGCCGCGGCCGGTGCTCGCGCACGTGCTCGCGGCCGCGCTGGTCGACGGCGGCGTCGACGCGCGCCTCGTCGCCGGACCCGTGTCGACCCGGCACGCGGGCGAGCTCGCCCTGATGACCCGGGCGCGGGCCGTCGTGACCCTGTCGGAGTCGCCGACGCCGGACCTGTCCGTGGTCGCCCGGCTCGCGCAGGAGCGCAGCGACCTCCCGCAGTTCGTCATGGTGGCCGAAGCGGCCGAGGGGCGTGTCCCGCTGGACCGCTCGGTCCACCGCGCGCGCACCCTGCCGGGCCTGCTCCACGAGGCGCTGGCCGCGGTCGTCCAGTCGTCGCCGCTGTGA
- the groES gene encoding co-chaperone GroES — protein MSVSIKPLEDRIVVKTLEAETTTASGLVIPDSAKEKPQEGEVLAVGPGRIDDKGNRVPLDVAVGDKVIYSKYGGTEVKYAGEDYLILSARDILAIVG, from the coding sequence GTGTCGGTCTCCATCAAGCCCCTCGAGGACCGCATCGTCGTCAAGACCCTTGAGGCCGAGACGACGACTGCTTCGGGTCTCGTCATCCCCGACAGCGCCAAGGAGAAGCCCCAGGAGGGCGAGGTCCTGGCGGTGGGCCCCGGTCGGATCGACGACAAGGGCAACCGCGTGCCGCTCGACGTGGCCGTCGGCGACAAGGTCATCTACTCCAAGTACGGCGGCACCGAGGTCAAGTACGCCGGTGAGGACTACCTGATCCTCTCGGCGCGCGACATCCTCGCGATCGTCGGCTGA
- a CDS encoding WhiB family transcriptional regulator, whose translation MAEISRLPGPVMDLWEWQFDGACRDADQDLFFHPEGERGSARRRRAEAAKAICATCPVLNECREQSLAVREPYGVWGGLSEEERAAVLADRAGRRVTA comes from the coding sequence ATGGCCGAGATCTCGCGTCTGCCCGGACCGGTGATGGACCTGTGGGAGTGGCAGTTCGACGGCGCGTGCCGCGACGCCGACCAGGACCTCTTCTTCCACCCCGAGGGCGAGCGCGGCTCGGCCCGTCGTCGTCGTGCGGAGGCCGCCAAGGCGATCTGCGCCACGTGCCCGGTGCTGAACGAGTGCCGCGAGCAGTCGCTCGCCGTGCGCGAGCCGTACGGCGTGTGGGGCGGCCTGTCCGAGGAGGAGCGGGCCGCCGTGCTCGCCGACCGCGCAGGGCGTCGCGTCACCGCCTGA
- a CDS encoding response regulator transcription factor: protein MAGVVVCHGSATVRERLVVTSIGVPSLAPVRAAATADELLALARRIAPTVVLLDAHLPGAGPAEAIRRLRAVAPSAAVVLLAGPEDGEALDRALALGARGFLAPDVGRAELAAVAAHVQASPVSSAPAGAQAVPHPASPLQEAHAQRADAGLTTRPADSTPVLTKREIEVLIGMSHGRSNAQIGQELFLSEDTVKTHARRLFRKLGASDRAQAVAIGLRRGIID from the coding sequence ATGGCTGGAGTCGTGGTCTGCCACGGCTCGGCGACCGTTCGCGAGCGGCTCGTCGTGACATCGATCGGCGTGCCGTCGTTGGCGCCCGTCCGGGCTGCCGCGACCGCGGACGAGCTGCTCGCGCTCGCGCGCCGCATCGCTCCCACGGTCGTCCTGCTCGACGCGCACCTGCCCGGTGCTGGCCCGGCCGAGGCGATCCGGCGGCTGCGTGCCGTCGCGCCCTCGGCGGCGGTCGTCCTGCTCGCCGGCCCTGAGGACGGGGAGGCGCTCGACCGCGCGCTCGCCCTGGGCGCCCGCGGTTTCCTCGCGCCCGACGTCGGCCGCGCCGAGCTCGCCGCCGTCGCCGCCCACGTGCAGGCCAGCCCGGTCTCGTCCGCGCCGGCCGGGGCGCAGGCGGTGCCCCACCCGGCGTCGCCGTTGCAGGAGGCGCACGCCCAGCGCGCCGACGCCGGCCTCACGACGCGCCCGGCTGATTCCACGCCCGTGCTGACCAAGCGCGAGATCGAGGTCCTCATCGGCATGAGCCACGGTCGCTCCAACGCGCAGATCGGCCAGGAGCTGTTCCTGTCCGAGGACACGGTCAAGACGCACGCGCGCCGGCTGTTCCGCAAGCTCGGGGCGTCGGACCGCGCGCAGGCCGTGGCCATCGGGCTGCGACGCGGCATCATCGACTGA
- the guaB gene encoding IMP dehydrogenase, with the protein MTAPESPTTAPADPFARVGLTYDDVLLLPGETDVIPSEVDTSSRLTREISVRVPLVSAAMDTVTESRMAVAMARQGGVGILHRNLSIADQAHQVDLVKRSESGMVSDPVTVGPDATLAELDALCGTYRVSGLPVVDGDGRLVGIITNRDLRFVPPGEFATRRVRDEMTSMPLVTAPVGIARADAAALLAKHKVEKLPLVDDHGKLAGLITVKDFVKSEQYPHATKDGEGRLVVGAAIGFFGDAWERAAALVEAAVDVLVVDTANGHARLMLDMVRRLKSDPATRHVQVIGGNVATRAGAQALVEAGVDAVKVGVGPGSICTTRVVAGVGVPQVTAIHDAAQVCRPAGVPVIGDGGLQYSGDIAKALVAGADTVMLGSLLAGCDESPGDLVFVNGKQYKHYRGMGSLGAMASRGRVSYSKDRYFQADVTTDEKIVPEGIEGQVPYRGPLSAVAHQLVGGLHQSMFYVGAHTIAELQQRGQFIRITPAGLKESHPHDIQMTVEAPNYTGR; encoded by the coding sequence ATGACGGCGCCCGAGTCTCCCACGACCGCCCCTGCGGACCCGTTCGCCCGGGTCGGACTCACCTACGACGACGTCCTGCTGCTCCCCGGCGAGACGGACGTCATCCCCTCCGAGGTGGACACGAGCTCGCGCCTGACGCGCGAGATCTCGGTCCGCGTGCCGCTGGTCTCGGCGGCGATGGACACCGTGACCGAGTCGCGGATGGCCGTCGCCATGGCGCGCCAGGGCGGCGTGGGCATCCTGCACCGCAACCTGTCGATCGCCGACCAGGCGCACCAGGTCGACCTGGTCAAGCGCTCCGAGTCCGGCATGGTGTCCGACCCGGTGACGGTCGGGCCCGACGCGACGCTCGCCGAGCTCGACGCGCTGTGCGGCACGTACCGGGTGTCGGGCCTGCCCGTCGTCGACGGCGACGGCCGGCTCGTCGGCATCATCACCAACCGCGACCTGCGCTTCGTCCCGCCGGGCGAGTTCGCCACGCGCCGGGTGCGCGACGAGATGACGTCGATGCCCCTGGTCACGGCCCCCGTGGGGATCGCCCGCGCCGACGCCGCCGCGCTGCTCGCCAAGCACAAGGTCGAGAAGCTCCCGCTGGTGGACGACCACGGCAAGCTCGCCGGCCTGATCACGGTCAAGGACTTCGTCAAGTCCGAGCAGTACCCGCACGCCACGAAGGACGGCGAGGGGCGCCTCGTCGTCGGCGCCGCGATCGGGTTCTTCGGCGACGCCTGGGAGCGCGCCGCCGCGCTCGTGGAGGCGGCGGTCGACGTGCTCGTCGTCGACACGGCCAACGGTCACGCCCGGCTGATGCTCGACATGGTGCGCCGGCTGAAGTCCGACCCGGCGACGCGCCACGTGCAGGTCATCGGCGGCAACGTCGCGACCCGTGCCGGCGCCCAGGCGCTCGTCGAGGCCGGCGTCGACGCCGTGAAGGTCGGCGTCGGCCCCGGCTCGATCTGCACGACGCGGGTCGTGGCCGGCGTGGGCGTGCCGCAGGTGACGGCCATCCACGACGCCGCGCAGGTGTGCAGGCCGGCCGGCGTACCCGTCATCGGCGACGGCGGCCTGCAGTACTCCGGCGACATCGCCAAGGCCCTGGTCGCGGGGGCGGACACCGTGATGCTCGGCTCCCTCCTGGCGGGCTGCGACGAGTCGCCCGGCGACCTCGTGTTCGTCAACGGCAAGCAGTACAAGCACTACCGCGGCATGGGGTCGCTCGGTGCGATGGCGTCGCGCGGGCGGGTGTCGTACTCCAAGGACCGGTACTTCCAGGCCGACGTGACGACCGACGAGAAGATCGTGCCCGAGGGGATCGAGGGGCAGGTGCCGTACCGCGGGCCGCTGTCGGCCGTCGCGCACCAGCTCGTCGGCGGGCTGCACCAGTCCATGTTCTACGTCGGTGCGCACACGATCGCCGAGCTGCAGCAGCGTGGGCAGTTCATCCGGATCACCCCGGCAGGGCTCAAGGAGTCGCACCCGCACGACATCCAGATGACGGTCGAGGCCCCGAACTACACGGGTCGCTGA